In Deltaproteobacteria bacterium, the following are encoded in one genomic region:
- the ftsL gene encoding cell division protein FtsL — MGGVVSGFLLERGYWNQERPKNGSIRKGFRTMFFAFLILAAVIVLYLFFVSSRVWVVNLGYRTSRALREQKELLEVNRRLRIERATLISPERIDFYARQKLGMREPEDRQIRFVP, encoded by the coding sequence ATGGGTGGCGTCGTTTCCGGCTTTCTTCTTGAAAGAGGGTACTGGAACCAGGAGCGCCCAAAGAATGGATCCATCAGGAAGGGTTTCAGGACCATGTTCTTTGCCTTTCTCATTCTGGCCGCCGTGATAGTTCTGTACCTGTTTTTCGTCTCCTCGAGGGTCTGGGTCGTCAATCTCGGTTACAGGACTTCCCGAGCTCTCAGAGAACAAAAGGAGCTCCTGGAGGTCAACAGGAGACTGAGAATCGAACGTGCGACCCTTATCTCCCCTGAGAGGATCGATTTCTATGCCCGACAGAAGTTGGGTATGAGGGAACCCGAAGACAGGCAGATTCGGTTTGTTCCATGA
- the ligA gene encoding NAD-dependent DNA ligase LigA: MRLFKEGGRTVVPESVRQEVEELRKTIAHHNYRYYVLDSPEISDAEYDQMMRRLEELEREYPELYDPNSPTQRVGAPPLEVFETVTHRLPMLSLANGMNEGEVREFDERLKRLLGTQEEIEYVVEPKIDGLAVELVYEAGRLTVGSTRGDGYTGEDVTQNLRTVKTIPLILREGDLPIPELIEIRGEVYMEIEDFKALNRKREESGEPTFANPRNAAAGSLRQLDSRITAERPLKMFCYGMGVVRGVEFETHWEFLHTIPEWGLRVNIGRIARCMGIDEAIDFYNRIAEERPTIPYEIDGVVIKVNRLDLQAALGEVSRSPRWALAYKFPAHQAVTRVLDISPSVGRTGVVTPVARLEPVWVGGAQISHATLHNQDEIDRKDVRIGDTVVVQRAGDVIPEVVEVKKDRRTGKEVPYKIPDKCPVCGGDVVRLPGEAAHRCIRLSCPAQLKGSIKHFASKRAMDIDGLGTKLVDQLVDRGLVKDIADLYSLTHEDLASLERMADKSAQNIMDALEKSKSRPLARFLYGLGIRHVGEHLAEVLAEEFGSLERLSRATEEELLAIKEIGPEVARSVVSFFQDPKNMEVLRRLDRAGLKIEEAAKPAGEKLKGKTFVITGTLASMGREAARELIESLGGKTASAVSKKVDYLIVGANPGSKLDRARELGIPTITEDEFKEMIR; this comes from the coding sequence ATGAGGCTGTTCAAAGAGGGAGGAAGGACCGTGGTCCCTGAGTCGGTTCGCCAAGAAGTCGAGGAACTCCGAAAGACCATCGCTCACCACAACTACCGTTACTATGTCTTGGACTCCCCTGAGATATCGGACGCCGAGTATGACCAGATGATGCGGCGCCTGGAGGAGCTTGAAAGGGAGTATCCCGAGCTCTACGATCCGAATTCTCCTACCCAGCGAGTCGGGGCACCACCCCTTGAGGTCTTCGAAACGGTAACCCACAGGCTTCCCATGCTGAGTCTCGCCAATGGGATGAACGAGGGGGAAGTCCGGGAGTTCGACGAACGCCTCAAGCGGCTTCTCGGAACCCAGGAAGAGATCGAGTATGTGGTCGAACCCAAGATCGACGGACTGGCCGTGGAACTCGTCTATGAGGCGGGGCGCCTCACAGTGGGTTCGACTCGGGGGGATGGGTATACCGGAGAGGACGTGACGCAAAACCTCCGAACAGTCAAGACAATCCCTCTGATTCTCCGGGAGGGAGACCTCCCCATTCCGGAACTCATCGAGATCAGAGGCGAGGTCTATATGGAGATAGAGGATTTCAAGGCGCTCAACAGGAAACGAGAGGAGAGTGGAGAGCCTACCTTTGCGAATCCCAGGAACGCTGCCGCCGGTTCCCTGCGGCAGTTGGATTCGAGGATCACAGCAGAGAGGCCTCTCAAGATGTTCTGTTACGGCATGGGGGTTGTCAGGGGTGTGGAGTTTGAAACCCACTGGGAGTTTCTCCACACGATTCCCGAGTGGGGCTTGCGGGTCAACATAGGCCGGATTGCCAGATGTATGGGGATCGACGAGGCTATAGATTTCTACAACCGTATCGCGGAAGAGAGGCCGACCATCCCCTATGAGATCGATGGTGTGGTGATCAAGGTCAACCGCCTCGATCTTCAGGCCGCCCTGGGCGAGGTCTCACGCAGTCCTCGCTGGGCTCTGGCTTACAAGTTCCCCGCTCACCAGGCAGTGACAAGAGTGCTCGACATCAGTCCCTCTGTAGGAAGAACCGGTGTCGTCACCCCCGTGGCCCGGCTGGAGCCGGTGTGGGTGGGGGGTGCCCAGATCAGCCACGCGACACTCCACAACCAGGACGAAATCGACCGCAAGGACGTCCGCATTGGAGACACCGTGGTGGTCCAGCGAGCCGGCGATGTGATCCCTGAAGTGGTGGAGGTGAAGAAGGACCGCCGTACGGGGAAAGAGGTCCCTTACAAGATACCCGACAAATGCCCGGTCTGCGGGGGGGATGTGGTTCGACTCCCGGGAGAAGCGGCTCACCGGTGTATAAGATTGTCCTGTCCAGCTCAGCTCAAGGGGAGTATCAAACACTTCGCCTCAAAGCGGGCCATGGATATAGACGGACTGGGGACCAAGCTTGTGGATCAGTTGGTCGACAGGGGGCTGGTAAAAGACATAGCCGACCTCTACAGCCTTACCCACGAGGACCTGGCATCCCTTGAGAGGATGGCCGACAAATCGGCACAGAATATCATGGACGCCCTGGAAAAGAGCAAGTCAAGGCCTCTGGCCAGGTTTCTTTACGGTCTCGGCATCCGCCATGTGGGAGAACACCTTGCAGAGGTTCTGGCCGAGGAGTTCGGATCCCTCGAGAGGCTCTCCAGGGCCACCGAAGAGGAGTTGCTGGCCATCAAAGAGATCGGCCCTGAAGTTGCCAGGAGCGTGGTGAGCTTCTTCCAGGACCCCAAGAACATGGAGGTTCTGAGACGACTGGACAGGGCAGGCCTGAAGATCGAGGAAGCGGCCAAGCCTGCCGGAGAGAAGCTGAAGGGCAAGACCTTTGTCATAACCGGAACCCTGGCCTCCATGGGACGAGAAGCGGCCAGGGAACTGATAGAATCCCTAGGAGGGAAGACGGCCTCCGCGGTGAGCAAGAAGGTGGACTATCTCATCGTGGGAGCCAACCCCGGGTCAAAGCTCGATCGGGCCCGGGAGCTCGGAATCCCCACCATCACAGAGGACGAATTCAAAGAGATGATCCGCTAG
- the hcp gene encoding hydroxylamine reductase, whose protein sequence is MFCFQCQETAGNRGCTVKGVCGKPEETADLQDLLIYVCKGISVYGEKLKEAGPVDKKAARFVCRALFTTITNAAWDDDVIIDRIEEGLKVRDAVKEKVKNALPGALPDCATWFVENRKAILAKALSDEVRISTAENEDVRSLRELLIIGCKGIAAYADHAAILGHEKDDIYGFLMEALASTTRDLSTDDMIAMVLKAGEVAVSTMALLDEANTTAYGDPEITEVDIGTRTNPGILISGHDLKDMEELLRQTEGTGVDVYTHGEMLPANYYPAFKRYEHFVGNYGGSWWHQNKDFESFNGPIILTTNCLIPIKKENTYLDRLFTTGVVNYPGAKHIADRPEGGAKDFSPVVALARTCKSPEEMESGKIVGGFAHNQVLALADKVIGAVKSGAIKRFVVMAGCDGRQKARSYYTEIAENLPGDTVILTAGCAKYRYIKLALGEIDGIPRVLDAGQCNDSYSLAVIAMKLQEAFGLREINELPISYDIAWYEQKAVAVLLALLALGVKGIRLGPTLPAFLSPNVAKVLVEKFNIKPIGTVQDDIQAMMKGE, encoded by the coding sequence GTGTTTTGTTTTCAATGCCAGGAAACAGCCGGGAATCGAGGGTGTACCGTTAAGGGCGTATGTGGCAAGCCGGAGGAGACCGCCGATCTTCAGGACCTGCTTATCTACGTGTGCAAAGGAATCTCGGTCTATGGTGAAAAGTTGAAGGAGGCGGGTCCTGTGGACAAGAAGGCGGCCCGCTTCGTGTGCAGGGCGCTTTTTACCACCATCACCAACGCCGCTTGGGACGATGATGTGATCATCGACAGGATCGAAGAAGGCCTTAAGGTTCGGGACGCTGTCAAGGAAAAGGTCAAAAACGCATTGCCTGGAGCGCTTCCTGATTGCGCCACCTGGTTCGTAGAGAACAGAAAGGCCATCCTGGCCAAGGCTCTGTCTGATGAAGTCCGCATCAGCACCGCCGAAAACGAGGATGTTCGCTCCCTCAGAGAACTACTCATCATCGGGTGCAAAGGAATCGCAGCTTATGCCGATCATGCTGCCATTCTGGGTCACGAGAAGGATGATATTTACGGCTTTCTCATGGAGGCTCTGGCATCCACCACCAGGGACCTCTCAACGGATGATATGATCGCCATGGTCCTTAAGGCGGGAGAGGTGGCTGTAAGTACCATGGCCCTCCTGGATGAGGCCAATACGACTGCCTACGGCGACCCTGAGATCACGGAGGTCGACATCGGCACCAGAACCAACCCCGGCATCCTGATCTCAGGCCACGACCTGAAAGACATGGAAGAATTGCTCAGGCAAACCGAAGGAACGGGTGTGGATGTTTACACCCACGGGGAAATGCTGCCGGCCAATTACTATCCGGCCTTCAAAAGGTATGAGCATTTCGTGGGCAACTACGGCGGGTCGTGGTGGCATCAGAACAAGGATTTCGAATCCTTTAACGGCCCCATCATCCTGACCACCAACTGCCTGATTCCAATCAAGAAGGAAAACACCTATCTGGACAGGCTGTTTACTACAGGCGTGGTCAACTACCCCGGGGCCAAACACATCGCGGACAGGCCGGAAGGCGGGGCAAAGGACTTTTCTCCGGTGGTTGCGCTGGCAAGAACCTGCAAATCTCCGGAAGAGATGGAATCCGGCAAGATCGTGGGTGGCTTTGCCCATAACCAGGTCTTGGCTCTGGCCGACAAGGTGATCGGAGCCGTGAAGTCAGGGGCCATCAAACGCTTTGTTGTCATGGCCGGTTGCGACGGCCGCCAAAAGGCCCGGAGCTACTACACAGAGATAGCCGAAAACCTGCCCGGAGATACGGTGATTCTCACCGCCGGATGTGCGAAGTACCGTTACATCAAGCTGGCCCTGGGAGAGATCGACGGCATTCCGCGCGTGCTGGATGCCGGCCAGTGTAACGACAGCTATTCTCTGGCGGTGATAGCCATGAAGTTGCAGGAGGCATTCGGGCTTCGGGAGATCAATGAACTCCCTATTTCCTACGACATTGCCTGGTATGAACAGAAAGCAGTGGCCGTGTTGCTGGCCCTGCTCGCCCTTGGGGTCAAGGGTATTCGCCTTGGACCGACCCTGCCGGCTTTTCTGTCTCCCAACGTGGCCAAGGTGCTGGTAGAGAAATTCAACATCAAACCCATTGGAACCGTGCAGGATGACATCCAGGCAATGATGAAGGGAGAATAG
- the mraZ gene encoding division/cell wall cluster transcriptional repressor MraZ, with protein MAAERPRANKACSVVNMFRGKYEHTIDSKGRVKLPSRFWDVLQERYDENLIITNLDGCLSAYPLEEWNRVEEKIDALPGMKQEVRRFKRFFLGSAVDCGVDRQHRILIPPSLRQFAGLKRDIVLVGLINRFEIWAKDRLDPEMNLVRDNFEDIVAPLGEFGF; from the coding sequence ATGGCAGCCGAGCGTCCCAGGGCCAACAAAGCCTGTTCGGTCGTGAACATGTTTCGTGGTAAATACGAACATACCATCGATTCCAAGGGAAGGGTCAAGCTCCCCTCCAGGTTCTGGGATGTGCTACAGGAAAGGTACGATGAAAATCTGATTATCACAAATCTCGACGGCTGTCTGTCCGCATATCCCCTTGAAGAATGGAATCGTGTAGAAGAGAAGATCGACGCCCTTCCCGGTATGAAGCAGGAGGTGCGCCGTTTCAAGCGCTTCTTTCTCGGCAGCGCCGTCGACTGCGGAGTCGACAGACAGCACCGCATTCTTATTCCTCCATCCTTGAGGCAGTTTGCCGGACTCAAGAGGGACATCGTGCTGGTGGGGCTGATCAATAGATTCGAGATATGGGCAAAAGACAGACTGGACCCTGAGATGAATCTGGTTCGGGACAACTTTGAAGATATCGTCGCACCCCTTGGTGAATTCGGGTTCTAG
- a CDS encoding UDP-N-acetylmuramoyl-L-alanyl-D-glutamate--2,6-diaminopimelate ligase, producing MLLSDLIQDLEEKRVLGDRDVEIDGVAYHSGKVSKGDLFVAIRGTRTDGRLFVAEALDRGAGALVLEGADEKSYGVPVVLVPDSRRALARISAAFFGHPSRNMRVVGVTGTNGKTTTSFLIESMLASDSLACGVLGTINYRYGGNTIPAPMTTPESPDIQRMLKEMLDSGITHVVMEVSSHALDLRRVEGCHFDVGVFTNLTQDHLDYHPSLDQYRRCKEHLFTGIIPESDKPDRTAVLNLDDPAGEDLWKKLDYARMGYAVGRKASFWAEGVTSTLRGIEATVHTPGGDMGIRSPLVGEFNIYNIMAAMGAATALGVGQEAIQKGISALSSIPGRMERIENDRRLEVFVDYAHTPDALERALTVLRPLRRGGRLIVVFGCGGDRDRSKRPLMGRVVARLSDFSVITSDNPRSERPEEIIRDIERGFVSENRREFDGDKLLGGAAETGGYLKVEDRRAAIGLAVRAARPGDIVFIAGKGHENYQIVGDRRLPFDDRVEARAALLKRASNG from the coding sequence ATGCTACTGTCGGATCTGATCCAAGATCTCGAGGAGAAGAGGGTCCTTGGAGACAGGGACGTCGAGATCGATGGTGTGGCCTACCATTCTGGGAAGGTGAGTAAGGGGGACCTCTTCGTGGCGATTCGCGGGACCAGGACCGACGGCCGTCTCTTTGTCGCGGAGGCACTTGACAGGGGTGCCGGAGCACTGGTTCTGGAAGGGGCGGACGAGAAGTCATACGGCGTTCCGGTCGTCCTGGTACCGGACAGCCGGAGGGCTCTTGCCCGTATCTCAGCCGCCTTCTTTGGTCATCCTTCCAGGAACATGCGGGTGGTGGGCGTGACGGGAACGAACGGGAAGACCACCACTTCCTTTCTGATCGAGTCCATGCTCGCAAGCGACTCTCTGGCCTGCGGTGTTCTGGGTACCATCAACTACCGTTATGGAGGTAATACCATCCCGGCCCCGATGACGACGCCGGAATCCCCTGATATCCAGAGAATGCTCAAAGAGATGCTGGACTCCGGGATCACCCATGTGGTCATGGAGGTTTCTTCCCATGCTCTCGACCTCCGGCGTGTGGAGGGCTGCCATTTCGATGTGGGAGTATTTACCAACCTCACCCAGGACCATCTCGACTATCACCCCAGTCTCGATCAGTACCGCCGCTGCAAGGAGCACCTGTTTACCGGGATCATACCTGAGAGCGATAAGCCCGACCGGACAGCCGTGCTCAACCTGGACGATCCCGCAGGAGAGGATCTTTGGAAGAAGCTCGATTATGCCAGAATGGGCTATGCCGTTGGCAGGAAGGCCTCCTTCTGGGCCGAAGGTGTGACCAGCACTCTCAGAGGCATTGAGGCAACGGTCCACACACCGGGGGGAGACATGGGGATTCGGTCTCCCCTCGTGGGGGAGTTCAACATCTACAACATCATGGCCGCCATGGGGGCTGCCACGGCTCTCGGTGTCGGGCAAGAGGCCATCCAGAAGGGTATCTCCGCCCTTTCCTCCATACCCGGAAGAATGGAAAGGATCGAGAACGACAGGCGGTTGGAGGTTTTCGTGGACTATGCTCACACTCCGGACGCCCTTGAGAGGGCCCTCACCGTGCTCAGACCGCTTCGTAGAGGAGGGCGGTTGATCGTGGTTTTCGGGTGTGGGGGGGACAGGGATCGCTCCAAGCGTCCCCTGATGGGGAGGGTAGTGGCCAGGTTGAGTGATTTTTCCGTGATCACCTCGGACAATCCCAGGAGCGAGCGGCCAGAGGAGATCATCAGGGATATCGAGAGAGGCTTTGTCTCGGAGAATCGACGGGAGTTCGATGGAGACAAACTTTTGGGTGGGGCAGCGGAAACCGGAGGATACCTCAAGGTGGAGGATCGAAGGGCTGCCATAGGTCTTGCCGTCAGGGCTGCCCGTCCCGGCGATATCGTTTTCATCGCCGGAAAGGGACACGAAAACTACCAGATTGTCGGGGACCGGAGACTACCTTTTGATGACCGAGTCGAGGCGAGGGCGGCTCTCCTCAAGAGAGCATCGAATGGTTGA
- a CDS encoding transpeptidase family protein, giving the protein MKRDSVNWLRLRIFAVFFLFLLSFVVVFLRVVQLQVVEKEDLQRLAERQHQRVIELVPRRGTIYDRNLGVLAKSTEIESLYAHPRQIVDLSETAGQIARVLGVRRSAIRKKLRSRQSFVWLQRKIAPKKAEMIRKLELPGVGFVKESRRYYPNLALAANVLGFVGMDSQGLEGIELQYERYLRGSPRLVVLELDARGREIVIQDPVSPAELSSCSLVLTIDRDIQYIVKRALSQAVSRTRARSGMAVVMDPRTGEILAMASRPTFNPNLLSNYDPNSVRNRVITDIFEPGSIFKVFLLAAALQERVVKRNDIFFCYNGVYRIGRETIHDHKKYGWLTLQKVIKFSSNIGATQIGLRVGARRLDRYIRSFGFGSLTGVDLPGEVRGIVRSPERLSKVGLANSSFGQGISVTAIQLISALSAIANGGTLMRPYIVDRIVDPRGRVIKYFHPQARRRVISPETSLEVTRIMKQVVEPGGTGTAAAVPGYEVAGKTGTAQKIDRLLRKYADDRHIGSFMGFVPADDPRLAILVVIDEPKGTPYGGVVAAPVFKAIAQQTLQYLNVPPSRGTLVARKEKRRKHPARPTKRKTQPQVVRGGSEGLMPDLSGLTLRAALRGLVERNLDIRVSGEGVLFEQNPRPGARLKEGGTCYLKFAPPS; this is encoded by the coding sequence ATGAAGAGAGACTCCGTCAACTGGTTGAGGCTCCGCATCTTTGCCGTCTTTTTCCTTTTCCTTCTTTCATTTGTTGTGGTCTTCTTGAGGGTCGTGCAGCTTCAGGTCGTGGAGAAGGAAGATCTCCAGCGGTTGGCAGAGAGGCAGCACCAGAGGGTTATCGAACTCGTGCCCCGAAGAGGGACGATCTACGATCGGAATCTCGGGGTTCTGGCCAAGAGTACGGAGATCGAATCCCTCTACGCCCATCCCAGGCAGATAGTGGATCTGTCTGAGACGGCGGGCCAAATCGCACGGGTTCTCGGCGTGAGAAGATCCGCCATCCGGAAGAAACTGAGGTCCAGGCAGTCCTTTGTCTGGCTTCAGCGGAAGATCGCCCCCAAGAAGGCCGAGATGATCAGAAAACTAGAGCTCCCAGGGGTGGGTTTCGTGAAGGAGAGTCGCCGTTATTACCCAAACCTCGCTCTGGCCGCCAATGTCCTGGGGTTTGTGGGTATGGATTCCCAGGGGTTGGAGGGGATCGAGTTGCAGTACGAGCGGTACCTCAGAGGCAGCCCGCGCCTGGTCGTCCTCGAGCTTGACGCCCGTGGAAGAGAGATCGTCATCCAGGATCCTGTCTCCCCTGCCGAGCTTTCCAGCTGCAGCCTTGTTCTGACCATCGACCGGGACATACAATACATAGTCAAGAGGGCCCTCTCTCAGGCGGTCAGCAGGACAAGAGCCCGTTCCGGTATGGCCGTGGTGATGGATCCCAGGACAGGCGAGATCCTGGCCATGGCGAGCAGGCCCACATTCAATCCCAATCTGCTGAGCAACTACGATCCGAACTCGGTAAGGAATCGAGTGATCACGGATATCTTTGAGCCGGGGTCGATCTTCAAGGTATTCCTCCTCGCTGCTGCCTTGCAAGAGAGGGTGGTCAAGAGGAACGACATCTTTTTCTGTTACAACGGGGTCTATCGAATCGGCAGGGAAACCATCCACGATCACAAGAAATACGGATGGCTGACCCTTCAGAAGGTCATAAAATTCTCGAGCAACATCGGGGCCACTCAAATCGGGCTCAGGGTCGGTGCGAGGCGGCTTGACCGGTACATAAGGAGTTTCGGGTTCGGTTCTCTCACCGGGGTGGACCTGCCGGGGGAGGTGCGGGGAATCGTTCGGAGTCCTGAACGGCTGAGCAAGGTGGGCCTTGCCAACAGCTCATTCGGCCAGGGAATCTCAGTGACCGCGATCCAGCTGATCTCGGCACTTTCCGCCATAGCCAACGGAGGCACCCTGATGCGCCCCTACATAGTCGATCGGATCGTCGATCCGAGGGGCAGGGTCATCAAGTATTTCCATCCCCAGGCCAGGAGGAGGGTCATCTCCCCGGAGACGAGCCTGGAAGTGACACGGATCATGAAACAGGTGGTCGAACCAGGTGGAACCGGAACCGCTGCTGCGGTCCCGGGATACGAAGTGGCTGGAAAGACCGGGACAGCCCAGAAGATCGACCGGCTCCTCAGGAAGTATGCCGATGACAGGCATATCGGATCCTTCATGGGTTTCGTGCCGGCCGATGATCCCAGGCTGGCCATCCTGGTTGTCATCGACGAACCCAAGGGCACCCCATACGGTGGGGTCGTGGCCGCCCCCGTGTTCAAGGCTATTGCCCAGCAGACCCTTCAATACCTGAACGTTCCTCCCAGCAGGGGCACCCTTGTCGCCCGGAAGGAGAAGAGACGAAAACACCCGGCCAGACCCACGAAACGGAAAACCCAACCGCAAGTAGTCCGCGGAGGCTCAGAGGGATTGATGCCCGATCTCTCGGGGCTTACCTTGAGGGCTGCCCTGAGGGGGCTCGTGGAGAGGAACCTGGATATCCGGGTGAGCGGCGAGGGGGTGCTCTTCGAGCAGAATCCTCGTCCTGGTGCCAGGTTGAAGGAGGGTGGCACCTGTTACCTGAAGTTTGCACCGCCCTCGTGA
- the rsmH gene encoding 16S rRNA (cytosine(1402)-N(4))-methyltransferase RsmH, with translation MVCHHPVLAEEVIAYLRCGAGKRYVDCTLGGGGHAALILERTAPDGRLLGIEWDGKAIRLASERLRPYGGRVVVVRESFSNLGAIVKEHDFEPVDGILADLGVSSLQLEDPQRGFSFRMEGPLDMRMDSRGGQTASDLVNRLPVKELERLLREYGEERWARRISRLVERRRKIRPIRTTEELRDIVYSAIPRSYHRRRIDPATRTFMALRIAVNRELDNLRALLEESISVLGKGGRICVISFHSLEDRIVKRFFRAGERGDLCPPHWPRCICPGEKILRIVTPRPVSPSPREIRQNPRARSGKLRVAERI, from the coding sequence ATGGTTTGCCACCATCCGGTTCTGGCCGAAGAGGTGATCGCCTATCTGAGATGCGGGGCCGGAAAGAGGTATGTGGACTGTACCTTGGGGGGGGGTGGCCACGCGGCCCTGATTCTGGAGAGGACTGCTCCAGACGGGAGACTTCTCGGAATCGAATGGGATGGCAAGGCGATTCGCCTGGCTAGTGAGAGGCTGAGACCGTATGGCGGGCGAGTCGTAGTGGTTCGGGAGAGTTTTTCAAATCTCGGTGCCATAGTCAAGGAGCATGACTTTGAACCGGTAGACGGTATCCTGGCAGACCTTGGAGTTTCCTCGTTACAGTTGGAAGATCCACAGCGGGGCTTCAGCTTCAGGATGGAGGGGCCTTTGGACATGAGAATGGATTCCAGAGGCGGTCAGACCGCTTCCGATCTCGTAAACAGGCTGCCTGTGAAGGAGCTTGAAAGGCTTCTGCGAGAGTATGGAGAAGAGCGATGGGCCAGGAGGATCAGCCGCCTTGTCGAGAGGCGCCGCAAGATTCGTCCCATCAGAACCACCGAGGAGTTGAGGGACATAGTCTATTCTGCCATCCCCCGGTCGTATCATCGGAGAAGGATAGATCCTGCTACCAGGACCTTCATGGCACTCCGTATCGCCGTAAATCGAGAGCTGGATAATCTGAGGGCACTCTTGGAAGAATCCATATCCGTACTGGGAAAGGGTGGGAGAATCTGTGTCATCTCCTTTCATTCCTTGGAAGATCGGATTGTAAAGCGGTTTTTCCGGGCAGGGGAAAGGGGAGATCTCTGCCCCCCACACTGGCCCAGGTGCATCTGTCCCGGAGAGAAGATACTCAGGATAGTGACGCCGAGGCCCGTGTCGCCCTCTCCCCGGGAGATCAGGCAAAACCCGCGGGCAAGAAGCGGCAAGCTACGCGTGGCTGAAAGGATCTGA
- a CDS encoding UDP-N-acetylmuramoyl-tripeptide--D-alanyl-D-alanine ligase — translation MVEQSTGKGPRLTCSAVLEATGGRLVQGDREASFAGLSTDSRTLKGGEVFLALKGERFDGHAFVEEALSRGASGVIVEEGDLPSGVFGRVGASPVIGVSDTLRALGDIARFWRDRFTLPVVCLTGSNGKTSTKEMIASVLEESFTVLKNPGNFNNLVGVPLTLLELQPRHQVAVVEIGTNVPGEIRRLAEIARPTTGLITNIGQAHLEGMGSLEALIREKGDLFRSIPEEGVVIVNRNDPHVSSLAGECRARKIGFAVEGRADVVVDRLQWRGTRGVRFRLTVGGKRVSVDFPLLGEQFVHNAAAAAAVAFLLGIEPEAIGRRLERFSPLPMRMEPLCLEGVNFINDTYNANPPSVEMALRALCHVSGGARAFVVLGDMLELGEISREAHRAVGRVLGGLDLAGVFLLGEYAPEVAEGAIEAGTDRRRVCILESHAEIARLLKGETRPGDWVLVKGSRGMRMERVIEILGEEA, via the coding sequence ATGGTTGAACAGAGCACCGGGAAAGGGCCTCGGCTGACCTGTTCGGCCGTGCTGGAAGCAACCGGAGGCCGCCTGGTCCAGGGTGACCGGGAAGCCTCCTTTGCCGGCTTGTCCACCGACTCGCGGACCCTGAAGGGAGGCGAGGTATTCCTTGCCCTGAAGGGAGAGCGCTTTGACGGGCACGCCTTTGTCGAGGAGGCACTGAGCAGGGGGGCCTCAGGGGTCATCGTGGAGGAGGGAGACCTCCCGAGCGGTGTGTTCGGACGGGTTGGGGCCAGCCCCGTCATCGGTGTATCCGATACCCTCAGGGCCCTGGGAGACATTGCAAGGTTTTGGAGAGACCGGTTTACCCTGCCCGTCGTCTGCCTGACCGGGAGCAACGGCAAGACGAGCACCAAGGAGATGATCGCCTCTGTTCTGGAAGAGAGTTTCACGGTGTTGAAGAACCCGGGGAACTTCAACAACCTCGTGGGTGTTCCCCTCACGCTCCTGGAGCTCCAGCCCCGGCACCAGGTGGCGGTGGTGGAGATAGGCACAAACGTGCCTGGGGAGATAAGGAGGCTTGCGGAGATCGCCAGGCCCACCACCGGCCTCATCACCAATATCGGCCAGGCCCATCTCGAGGGGATGGGATCTCTGGAGGCTCTCATCCGTGAGAAAGGAGATCTCTTTCGCAGCATACCGGAGGAGGGAGTTGTCATAGTCAACCGGAACGATCCCCATGTCTCCTCTCTCGCCGGAGAGTGCCGGGCAAGAAAGATCGGGTTCGCCGTGGAAGGGCGAGCCGATGTCGTGGTCGACCGTCTCCAATGGCGGGGTACCAGAGGGGTCCGTTTCCGATTGACCGTTGGAGGGAAACGGGTGTCGGTCGATTTTCCTCTCCTGGGGGAGCAGTTCGTCCACAACGCCGCCGCTGCCGCTGCCGTGGCCTTCCTGTTGGGGATAGAACCTGAGGCGATAGGAAGGAGACTGGAGCGATTCAGCCCTCTGCCCATGAGAATGGAGCCTCTCTGCCTCGAGGGTGTAAATTTCATCAACGACACCTATAATGCGAACCCCCCGTCGGTGGAGATGGCCCTGAGAGCTCTTTGCCACGTTTCCGGAGGGGCGAGGGCTTTCGTGGTCCTGGGGGATATGCTGGAGCTCGGGGAGATATCGAGGGAGGCCCATCGGGCAGTGGGACGAGTCCTGGGGGGCCTTGATCTGGCAGGGGTCTTCCTCCTGGGAGAGTATGCCCCCGAGGTCGCCGAGGGGGCGATCGAGGCTGGGACGGATCGCCGAAGGGTGTGCATCCTGGAGAGCCACGCTGAGATTGCGAGACTCCTGAAGGGCGAGACCAGGCCGGGAGATTGGGTCCTGGTAAAAGGATCCAGAGGAATGCGAATGGAAAGGGTCATCGAGATCTTGGGCGAAGAGGCATAA